Proteins encoded by one window of Marixanthomonas sp. SCSIO 43207:
- a CDS encoding SDR family oxidoreductase: protein MFKTLQNKTVLVTGGAGFIGSNLCEALLNIGSTVVCLDNFATGHKKNIAPFLSLKNFKLIEGDIRDLKTCQEACLGVDFVLHQAALGSVPRSIEDPVTSNDVNISGFLNMLVAARDNDVKRFVYAASSSTYGDSESLPKVEEVIGKPLSPYAITKYVNELYADNFKRTYDLDTIGLRYFNVFGRRQDPNGAYAAVIPKFVIQFMNYESPTINGDGTFSRDFTYIDNVVQMNLLAITTENDEALNTVYNTAVGDRTTITSMAEDLRNFLSEYDSKIAEVAIKHGPNRKGDIPHSLASIEKAKKKLNYNPSHTFKAGLKEAVSWYWEHLQNS from the coding sequence ATGTTCAAAACACTTCAAAATAAGACGGTTCTAGTAACCGGAGGAGCCGGCTTTATAGGTTCAAATCTTTGTGAAGCCCTTCTCAATATTGGAAGTACCGTTGTTTGCTTAGACAACTTTGCTACCGGACACAAAAAAAATATTGCTCCTTTTTTGTCTCTTAAAAATTTTAAATTAATTGAAGGCGACATTCGAGATTTAAAAACCTGTCAAGAAGCCTGTTTAGGAGTTGATTTTGTATTACATCAAGCTGCTTTAGGATCCGTTCCTCGTTCTATTGAGGATCCGGTCACTAGTAATGATGTAAATATTTCAGGATTTTTAAATATGTTGGTAGCTGCTCGCGATAACGATGTAAAACGTTTTGTATATGCTGCCAGTTCCTCTACGTATGGAGATTCAGAAAGCCTTCCAAAGGTTGAAGAAGTTATAGGAAAGCCTTTATCACCTTACGCCATCACCAAATATGTAAATGAATTATATGCCGATAATTTTAAACGCACCTATGATTTAGACACCATAGGTTTGCGTTATTTTAATGTTTTCGGAAGAAGACAAGACCCTAATGGTGCTTATGCAGCGGTGATTCCAAAATTTGTAATTCAGTTTATGAATTATGAGAGTCCGACTATTAATGGTGACGGAACATTTTCTAGAGACTTCACGTATATTGACAATGTTGTTCAGATGAATTTATTGGCAATTACGACCGAAAATGATGAAGCATTAAATACCGTTTATAACACAGCCGTAGGTGATCGAACAACCATCACCTCTATGGCAGAAGATTTACGAAATTTTCTTTCTGAATATGATTCCAAAATTGCTGAAGTAGCAATCAAACACGGTCCTAACAGAAAAGGAGATATTCCTCATTCGTTAGCTTCAATAGAGAAAGCAAAAAAAAAATTAAACTACAACCCCTCACATACCTTTAAAGCCGGATTAAAGGAAGCCGTTAGTTGGTATTGGGAACATTTACAAAATTCATAA
- the lysA gene encoding diaminopimelate decarboxylase has translation MTNQNLLAVAQEFGSPVYVYNAETIQQQYKTLTKAFKQVKKVKIHYAVKALSNISVLKFLNSLGSGLDTVSIQEVRLGLEAGVNPKDIIYTPNGVSLEEIEVAAKLGVQINIDNLSILEQFGTKHPDIPVCIRINPHVMAGGNTNISVGHIDSKFGISIHQLPLVERIVENTGMKINGIHMHTGSDILDIDVFLYAAEILFETAQHFKNLDFIDFGSGFKVPYKKDDIQTDVSELGKKLSKRFNEFCKSYGKELTLAFEPGKFLVSEAGKFLVQVNVVKQTTSTVFAQVDSGFNHLIRPMLYGSQHEIENVSNPKGKERFYSVVGYICETDTFANNRRISEIREGDILAFSNAGAYCFSMASNYNSRYRPAEVLWYQDKAHLIRKRETFDDLISNQTVLDF, from the coding sequence ATGACAAATCAAAACCTTTTAGCCGTAGCGCAAGAGTTTGGAAGCCCAGTGTATGTGTATAATGCCGAAACTATTCAGCAACAATATAAAACATTAACAAAAGCTTTTAAACAGGTGAAGAAGGTGAAGATTCATTATGCCGTAAAAGCGTTGTCAAATATTTCGGTTTTAAAATTTCTGAATTCTTTAGGAAGCGGTCTTGATACCGTGTCAATTCAAGAAGTTCGGTTAGGGTTAGAGGCCGGCGTAAATCCAAAAGATATTATTTACACGCCCAACGGCGTTTCACTGGAAGAAATTGAAGTTGCCGCCAAATTAGGCGTTCAAATCAACATAGACAACTTATCTATTTTAGAACAATTTGGAACGAAGCATCCTGATATCCCGGTGTGTATTCGTATCAATCCTCATGTAATGGCCGGCGGAAACACCAATATTTCAGTAGGTCACATAGATAGTAAATTTGGTATTTCTATTCACCAGTTGCCTTTGGTTGAACGTATTGTTGAAAATACCGGGATGAAAATAAACGGTATTCATATGCATACCGGTAGTGACATTCTAGATATTGATGTGTTTTTATATGCTGCTGAAATTTTATTTGAAACTGCTCAACATTTTAAAAACTTAGATTTTATTGATTTTGGGAGCGGTTTTAAAGTTCCGTATAAGAAAGATGACATTCAAACAGATGTTTCAGAATTAGGAAAAAAATTAAGCAAACGTTTTAATGAATTTTGCAAAAGCTATGGAAAAGAATTAACCTTAGCTTTTGAACCGGGTAAATTTTTGGTAAGTGAAGCCGGAAAGTTTTTGGTACAAGTAAATGTAGTGAAGCAAACTACTTCTACTGTGTTTGCTCAAGTTGACAGTGGCTTTAATCATTTAATACGTCCTATGTTATATGGATCACAGCACGAAATTGAAAATGTATCAAACCCAAAAGGAAAAGAACGTTTTTATAGCGTAGTAGGCTATATTTGTGAGACTGATACTTTTGCCAATAACCGAAGAATTTCAGAAATACGAGAAGGCGATATTCTGGCATTTAGCAATGCTGGAGCGTATTGCTTTTCAATGGCAAGTAACTACAACTCCAGATACCGCCCTGCCGAAGTGTTATGGTATCAAGATAAAGCCCATTTAATACGAAAACGAGAAACATTTGATGATCTTATTTCAAATCAAACTGTTCTAGATTTTTAA
- a CDS encoding DegT/DnrJ/EryC1/StrS aminotransferase family protein, giving the protein MPGFEVFGAEERKQVNDVLESGVLMRYGFDGMRNGHWKAKQFENTFAQRMQSQHCQLVSSGTSALTVALASAGVGAGDEVIMPTFTFVASFESIMILGAVPVLVDIDDTLTLDPKAVEAAITDRTKCIMPVHMCGSMADLKALKQICQKHDLLLLEDACQAIGGTFEGKPLGSYGDLGCFSFDFVKTITCGEGGAIITNSEKYAIQADQYQDHGHDHVGTDRGAETHPHLGYNFRISELNAAVGIAQLDKLDSILATQKRNYTIIRETLEEVKGVTFRRVPDGGEENYSFVNFFLPSEEKAKQAHQALSKSGVEACFYWYTNNWHYINGWEHLKNLKSLGNLSSEIKTQIQDLNQTDFSKSDAWMGRTISSLVKIGWTEAEVKDRAEAMKKAIQSVV; this is encoded by the coding sequence ATGCCCGGATTTGAAGTTTTTGGCGCTGAAGAGCGTAAACAAGTAAACGATGTTTTAGAAAGTGGTGTTTTAATGCGCTACGGTTTTGACGGAATGCGCAATGGCCATTGGAAAGCAAAACAGTTTGAAAATACTTTTGCACAACGTATGCAAAGCCAACATTGTCAATTGGTTTCTAGTGGTACTTCGGCTTTAACTGTTGCTTTGGCATCGGCCGGAGTAGGAGCAGGAGATGAAGTGATTATGCCAACGTTTACATTTGTTGCTAGTTTTGAATCTATTATGATACTTGGAGCTGTACCTGTATTAGTTGATATTGATGATACCCTTACCCTTGATCCAAAAGCTGTAGAAGCTGCTATTACCGATAGAACAAAATGTATCATGCCGGTTCATATGTGTGGTTCAATGGCAGACTTAAAAGCCTTAAAACAGATATGTCAAAAACACGACTTATTATTATTGGAAGACGCGTGTCAAGCCATTGGAGGTACGTTTGAAGGTAAGCCACTAGGTAGTTATGGCGATCTGGGATGTTTTTCATTTGATTTTGTAAAAACCATTACGTGTGGTGAAGGTGGTGCAATTATTACCAATTCAGAAAAGTATGCTATACAAGCCGATCAATATCAAGATCACGGTCACGATCACGTAGGGACCGATCGTGGTGCAGAAACACACCCACATTTGGGCTATAACTTTCGTATTTCAGAATTAAATGCAGCAGTTGGTATTGCTCAATTAGATAAATTAGATTCTATTTTGGCAACACAAAAGCGCAATTATACTATCATTAGAGAGACACTTGAAGAGGTTAAGGGCGTTACTTTTAGACGAGTTCCGGATGGTGGAGAAGAAAATTATTCATTTGTAAACTTCTTTTTACCTTCTGAAGAAAAAGCAAAACAAGCGCATCAAGCTTTATCAAAAAGTGGCGTAGAGGCTTGTTTTTATTGGTATACCAATAATTGGCATTATATAAATGGTTGGGAACATCTTAAAAACTTAAAGTCATTAGGAAACCTTTCTTCTGAAATAAAAACTCAAATACAAGACTTAAATCAAACAGATTTCTCAAAAAGCGATGCTTGGATGGGAAGAACCATTTCATCATTAGTGAAAATTGGCTGGACCGAAGCTGAAGTAAAAGATAGGGCAGAGGCTATGAAAAAAGCAATACAGTCAGTAGTATAA
- the ribB gene encoding 3,4-dihydroxy-2-butanone-4-phosphate synthase, translating to MISTEKNTSIQLNSIEEAIEDIKNGKVIIVVDDKDRENEGDFMAAAEKITPDIINFMATHGRGLICAPITESRCKDLQLDMMVGNNTDPLETAFTISVDLKGKGVTTGISASDRAKTIDALISEETKPHDLSRPGHIFPLKAKDGGVLRRTGHTEAAIDFARLAGLKPAGVIVEIMNEDGTMARLPQLVEVAKKFDLKLVSIEDLIAYRMEHDSLIEKKQDFDINTKFGKFRLRAYKQTTNEQVHIALTKGHWKEDEPVLVRVNATLVNSDILAALTNNAEKKLDDMFHVINKEEKGAIVFINQQSQSLNLLNRLQELKDSQSNDKVIKAPRIKMDNKDFGIGAQILHDLGIHKLRLISNSEQTKRVGMIGYGLEITEYVSY from the coding sequence ATGATTTCTACAGAAAAAAACACCTCAATTCAATTAAATTCTATTGAAGAAGCTATTGAAGATATAAAAAACGGAAAAGTAATCATTGTTGTTGATGATAAGGATCGTGAAAATGAAGGCGATTTTATGGCAGCAGCCGAAAAAATCACTCCAGACATCATAAACTTCATGGCAACTCACGGTCGTGGTTTAATATGTGCACCCATTACCGAGTCGCGTTGTAAAGATTTACAACTTGATATGATGGTAGGAAATAATACCGATCCTCTAGAAACTGCTTTTACCATATCTGTAGATTTAAAAGGAAAAGGTGTTACTACAGGTATTTCAGCTAGTGATCGTGCAAAAACTATTGACGCACTAATTTCTGAAGAAACCAAACCACACGATCTAAGCAGACCGGGGCATATTTTTCCATTAAAAGCTAAAGATGGCGGCGTATTGCGTAGAACCGGCCATACAGAAGCTGCTATTGATTTTGCGCGGTTAGCAGGTTTAAAACCAGCCGGTGTGATTGTAGAAATTATGAATGAGGACGGTACTATGGCCAGACTTCCGCAGTTGGTTGAAGTAGCAAAAAAGTTTGATTTAAAGCTTGTTTCAATTGAAGACTTAATTGCTTACCGAATGGAGCACGATTCTCTTATTGAAAAAAAGCAAGATTTTGATATTAATACCAAATTTGGAAAATTCAGATTACGAGCGTACAAACAAACTACCAACGAGCAAGTTCACATTGCACTTACCAAGGGTCATTGGAAAGAAGACGAGCCTGTTTTAGTTCGAGTTAACGCTACATTGGTAAACAGCGATATTCTAGCAGCACTTACAAACAATGCCGAAAAGAAACTTGATGATATGTTTCACGTAATCAACAAAGAAGAAAAAGGTGCTATTGTATTTATTAACCAGCAAAGTCAATCGCTTAATTTACTAAATCGTTTACAAGAACTGAAAGATAGCCAAAGCAACGATAAAGTTATAAAAGCGCCACGTATAAAAATGGACAACAAAGATTTTGGTATTGGTGCCCAAATTTTACACGACTTAGGTATTCATAAACTTCGTTTAATTTCAAATAGTGAACAAACCAAACGTGTAGGTATGATTGGTTATGGCTTAGAAATTACTGAGTATGTAAGTTATTAA
- a CDS encoding LptF/LptG family permease, with protein sequence MKILDRYILIAYLKTFLSVFIILMFIFVLQTIWLYISELAGKDLDVWIILKFLWYVSPRLIPLVLPLTVLVTSLMVFGNFAEKYEFAAMKSTGISLQRAMRALMVFIAILSITAFFFSNNVIPYSEYKWQNLRRNIAQSKPSMVITEGQFSQVGDNFNIKVAKKSGENDEFLEDVVIHKKNDKKPNGNYTVIIADNGELASEEGSNTLSLILNDGNYYEDVQVNDAKDQRREPFAKSEFKEYVINIDLTEFNNADFDKDNNYSNENMYTTGELVVEIDSLSGSFTDDIRSFSDNMYFRSGISKFGSNYRPLNKKEIDTDTINDILDIFSQNEQIRILDLSLNNTRGTLQSVQAKKRDFFVKSKRLNKFEIAFHEKYVLGIACIILFFVGAPLGAIIRKGGMGLPMVVAVLLFLTYHFIGIFAKNSAEDGTMHPFIATWLSTAIMLPLSVWLTYRATTDQGIVDIDSFLQRIGKLFKKKEADE encoded by the coding sequence ATGAAGATACTAGACAGATACATTTTAATAGCTTATTTGAAGACGTTTTTAAGCGTCTTCATTATTTTAATGTTCATCTTTGTTTTGCAAACAATTTGGCTTTATATTTCTGAATTAGCCGGAAAAGATCTAGATGTTTGGATTATATTAAAGTTTCTTTGGTACGTTTCACCGCGACTTATTCCCTTAGTATTGCCATTGACTGTTTTGGTTACCTCTTTAATGGTCTTCGGAAATTTTGCTGAAAAGTATGAATTTGCGGCTATGAAATCTACAGGAATATCGCTTCAACGAGCTATGCGAGCATTGATGGTGTTTATCGCTATATTGTCTATTACAGCATTTTTCTTTTCAAATAATGTGATTCCCTATTCAGAATATAAATGGCAAAACTTACGCAGAAACATTGCCCAATCAAAGCCTTCAATGGTTATTACCGAAGGTCAGTTCAGTCAAGTAGGTGACAATTTTAATATTAAAGTTGCCAAAAAATCTGGAGAAAATGACGAATTTCTAGAAGATGTGGTAATTCATAAAAAGAATGATAAAAAACCCAACGGAAATTATACCGTAATCATTGCAGACAATGGTGAGCTTGCCAGTGAAGAAGGAAGCAACACACTTTCGCTTATCCTAAATGATGGAAATTACTATGAAGACGTACAAGTAAACGATGCAAAAGACCAAAGACGTGAACCTTTTGCCAAGAGTGAATTTAAAGAATATGTTATAAATATTGACTTAACAGAGTTTAATAATGCAGATTTTGACAAGGACAATAATTACAGCAACGAAAACATGTATACCACCGGTGAGCTTGTAGTAGAAATAGATTCTCTCTCCGGAAGTTTTACAGACGATATCCGTTCTTTTTCAGATAATATGTATTTCAGAAGCGGAATTTCAAAATTTGGCAGCAATTACAGACCTCTCAATAAAAAAGAAATTGACACCGATACAATCAACGACATTCTAGATATTTTTAGTCAAAATGAACAAATTAGAATTTTAGATTTATCCTTAAACAATACCCGCGGAACGCTTCAGTCTGTTCAAGCTAAAAAGCGAGATTTCTTTGTAAAATCAAAACGACTTAATAAGTTTGAAATTGCATTTCATGAAAAATACGTTTTGGGTATTGCCTGTATCATTCTCTTTTTTGTAGGAGCGCCATTAGGAGCTATCATTCGAAAAGGAGGTATGGGATTACCTATGGTTGTTGCTGTATTACTCTTTTTAACGTATCACTTCATAGGTATTTTTGCAAAAAACAGTGCTGAAGATGGTACTATGCACCCCTTTATCGCCACCTGGTTGAGTACCGCTATAATGCTACCTTTAAGTGTTTGGTTAACCTATAGAGCAACAACAGATCAAGGTATTGTTGATATTGATTCTTTTTTACAACGAATTGGTAAATTATTTAAAAAGAAAGAAGCAGATGAATAA
- a CDS encoding outer membrane lipoprotein carrier protein LolA, translated as MIHNLKTATCIVLAFLAVSFVQAQDAKKLLKEVSAKAKSYDNIKIDFKYNLNNTKENVSQDTRGDVTIAGEKYVLNMLGATTMFDGKKMYTISPEDEEVTISNYNPRNDKQITPSKMLTFYENGYRYKMDITQNVKGRKIQFVKLIPIDSNAEIKDILLGIDVQTKHIYKLIQTDANGTKYTLTVNSFKTNQPLSKTLFSFDESKYASDGYYINKLD; from the coding sequence ATGATTCATAATTTGAAAACAGCAACTTGTATCGTTTTAGCTTTTTTAGCTGTGAGTTTTGTACAAGCTCAAGACGCAAAAAAACTTTTGAAAGAAGTTTCAGCAAAGGCAAAAAGCTATGATAATATTAAAATAGATTTCAAATACAATTTGAATAACACAAAAGAAAACGTAAGCCAAGATACTCGTGGTGATGTGACTATTGCCGGAGAAAAATATGTTTTGAATATGCTGGGAGCAACCACCATGTTTGATGGTAAAAAAATGTACACAATTAGTCCTGAGGACGAAGAAGTGACAATCTCAAACTACAACCCAAGGAATGATAAACAAATCACTCCTTCAAAAATGCTGACCTTTTATGAAAATGGATATCGCTATAAAATGGATATCACTCAAAACGTAAAAGGACGTAAAATTCAGTTTGTAAAATTGATTCCTATTGATTCAAATGCAGAAATAAAGGATATTTTGCTTGGTATTGATGTGCAAACCAAACACATCTATAAGTTAATCCAAACCGACGCTAATGGTACCAAATACACCTTAACCGTTAATTCGTTTAAAACCAATCAACCGCTATCAAAAACGTTGTTTAGTTTTGATGAATCTAAATACGCATCAGACGGATATTATATAAACAAGCTAGATTAA
- a CDS encoding DNA translocase FtsK, whose protein sequence is MARKKKKATKKTKTPRKKISFALSKQQKIVLGGFLFFLGLALILSFFSYFFTWQADQSEVGILTERELETQNWLSKFGTNLAHFFVYDGFGIAAFIFAFLITLTGIYYFFDYTKTQLKRFWFWGILVMIWIAAFFGFFTETNSLLSGVIGYELNDLSQDYLGLTGTILVMTFLAIVYFVIRLKITPDVVAAYFRKTKKDLKDDFSEDTSEEKPSQTDYEKSVVETVTTQEASTVAMDISKEEEEKPTVETPSNEASEDEVKMEVEQAAEEEEVEEDLSNKLVEDFGEFDPTLELSKYKFPTIELLKDYTGGKGITINQEELEENKNRIVETLNNYKIGISNIKATVGPTVTLYEIVPDAGIRISKIKNLEDDIALSLSALGIRIIAPIPGRGTIGIEVPNKDARIVSMRSVIASPKFQKAEMELPLALGKTISNETFVVDLAKMPHLLMAGATGQGKSVGLNAILTSLLYKKHPAEVKFVLVDPKKVELTLFNKIERHYLAKLPDSEEAIITDTNKVINTLNSLCIEMDERYDLLKEAFCRNIKEYNAKFKKRKLNPNDGHRFLPYIVLVIDEFADLIMTAGKEVETPIARLAQLARAIGIHLIVATQRPSVNVITGIIKANFPARVAFRVTSKIDSRTILDNSGADQLIGRGDMLYTQGNDLTRLQCAFVDTPEVADITDYIGSQKAYPDAHMLPEYESEEGGTTLDDIIEERDKLFPQAAEVLVIAQQGSASLLQRKLKLGYNRAGRIIDQLEAAGIVGPFEGSKARQVLIPTLEALKQHLDNENNDS, encoded by the coding sequence ATGGCGAGAAAAAAGAAAAAAGCAACTAAAAAAACCAAAACGCCGCGTAAAAAGATATCTTTTGCCCTATCAAAACAGCAAAAGATTGTTTTAGGTGGTTTTTTATTTTTCTTGGGATTGGCATTAATACTTTCCTTCTTTTCCTATTTTTTTACTTGGCAAGCAGATCAAAGTGAAGTAGGGATTTTAACCGAACGGGAACTAGAAACTCAAAACTGGCTTAGTAAGTTTGGAACCAATTTAGCCCACTTTTTTGTGTATGATGGTTTCGGGATAGCTGCATTTATCTTCGCCTTTTTAATAACACTTACGGGAATTTATTACTTTTTTGATTATACCAAGACCCAATTAAAACGCTTCTGGTTTTGGGGTATTCTAGTAATGATATGGATAGCTGCTTTCTTTGGCTTTTTTACTGAGACAAACAGTCTTTTAAGTGGTGTAATTGGTTATGAACTTAACGACCTGTCACAAGATTACTTGGGCCTTACAGGAACCATTCTTGTAATGACATTTTTAGCTATTGTCTATTTTGTAATTCGATTGAAAATCACGCCAGATGTTGTTGCAGCCTACTTTAGAAAAACAAAGAAAGACTTAAAAGATGATTTTTCTGAAGATACTTCTGAAGAAAAACCCTCACAAACTGATTATGAAAAATCTGTAGTTGAAACAGTTACCACGCAAGAAGCCTCAACCGTAGCCATGGATATTTCAAAAGAGGAAGAAGAAAAACCAACTGTTGAAACACCTTCAAATGAAGCTTCAGAAGATGAAGTAAAAATGGAAGTTGAGCAAGCTGCCGAAGAAGAAGAGGTTGAAGAAGACTTAAGCAATAAATTAGTTGAAGATTTTGGTGAGTTTGATCCTACTCTAGAATTAAGCAAATACAAATTTCCTACTATTGAATTATTAAAAGATTACACGGGCGGAAAAGGTATTACCATTAATCAAGAAGAACTAGAAGAAAATAAAAACCGAATTGTAGAAACCCTAAATAACTACAAAATTGGTATTTCAAATATAAAAGCGACTGTAGGTCCTACGGTAACTTTGTATGAAATTGTACCCGATGCCGGTATTCGTATTTCAAAAATTAAAAACTTAGAAGACGATATTGCCTTATCGCTTTCTGCATTGGGAATTAGAATCATTGCTCCTATTCCAGGTCGTGGAACAATTGGTATTGAAGTACCTAATAAAGATGCTCGCATTGTATCAATGCGTTCTGTAATTGCTTCGCCTAAATTTCAAAAAGCCGAGATGGAGCTACCTTTAGCATTAGGAAAAACCATTAGCAATGAAACTTTTGTAGTTGATCTAGCAAAAATGCCACACTTGTTGATGGCCGGTGCTACAGGACAAGGTAAATCGGTTGGGTTAAATGCTATTCTCACTTCACTACTGTATAAAAAACACCCTGCAGAAGTGAAATTTGTACTCGTAGATCCTAAAAAAGTTGAATTAACGCTTTTTAATAAAATTGAACGTCATTATTTGGCAAAACTGCCAGATAGCGAAGAGGCAATCATCACAGACACCAACAAAGTAATCAATACCCTTAACTCATTGTGTATTGAAATGGATGAACGCTATGATTTACTCAAAGAAGCGTTTTGCCGAAATATTAAAGAATACAACGCTAAGTTTAAAAAACGAAAATTAAATCCAAACGACGGTCACCGTTTTCTACCTTACATTGTTTTGGTAATTGATGAATTTGCAGATTTAATCATGACCGCCGGAAAAGAAGTAGAAACGCCTATTGCTCGACTTGCACAATTGGCTCGAGCTATCGGTATTCACTTAATTGTAGCCACGCAGCGACCTTCGGTAAATGTAATTACCGGAATTATAAAAGCCAACTTCCCTGCCCGAGTAGCCTTTAGGGTAACCAGTAAAATTGACTCTAGGACTATTTTGGACAATTCGGGAGCTGATCAATTAATTGGTCGTGGAGATATGTTATACACTCAAGGAAACGACCTGACACGATTGCAATGTGCCTTTGTTGATACACCTGAAGTAGCTGACATAACAGACTATATTGGTTCACAAAAAGCATATCCAGATGCACATATGCTACCCGAATATGAAAGCGAAGAAGGTGGCACAACTCTTGATGATATTATCGAAGAACGTGATAAACTGTTTCCGCAGGCTGCCGAAGTACTAGTTATTGCTCAGCAAGGTTCTGCATCCTTATTACAACGAAAATTGAAATTAGGATACAATAGAGCCGGAAGAATTATAGACCAACTAGAAGCCGCAGGAATTGTAGGTCCGTTTGAAGGAAGTAAAGCAAGACAAGTATTGATACCAACCTTAGAAGCACTTAAACAACATTTAGACAATGAAAACAATGATTCATAA
- a CDS encoding VWA domain-containing protein: protein MKQLAALFCVFLLSFQLNAQSNNPAPIIFVYDASGSMWGQMQGKTKMEIASSVLSTTVDNLPTNQQIGLVAYGHRQKGDCKDVETLVGISNSSKNTITTAVKNIKPLGKTPLAYSATTVINQLRKSKEKATIILITDGIESCNGNICDVVKAAKEEGIDFKLHIVGFGLKAEETGQLKCAATAGDGTYYDAADANALGDAMNQVVTQTIDKNEGNHGIYAVKNNQAVDALMTAYKPGTSERMGGIRTYRDTAYAYLPAGTYDIEVRPLENSKIKPLLFKNVTTYDDKKTFQLVSFDGGKFVITTTNNGEGWDCTTKITDQNGTVVGGIRTYGKTRPVELNAGTYDIKVQALNMQGLETTTIIEDKVIEPGKETPVRYNFESGVLEILPKYNGELIDCTSYVEDTATGKRVAGGRTYNKGRKININPGTYKVQTNALGKNSNLGKKTVTVTIKAGETHSETINY from the coding sequence ATGAAACAACTAGCTGCACTATTTTGTGTTTTTCTGTTGTCATTTCAGTTAAACGCTCAATCAAATAATCCCGCACCTATAATTTTCGTTTATGATGCCAGCGGCTCTATGTGGGGGCAAATGCAAGGCAAAACCAAAATGGAAATTGCTTCAAGCGTCTTGTCAACTACTGTTGATAATTTACCAACCAATCAACAAATAGGTCTAGTAGCGTATGGCCATCGCCAAAAAGGAGACTGTAAAGATGTTGAAACTCTAGTAGGTATTTCTAATAGTTCAAAAAACACTATTACAACTGCTGTAAAAAATATTAAACCATTAGGTAAAACACCACTAGCCTATTCTGCAACTACTGTTATTAATCAACTTCGGAAGAGCAAAGAAAAGGCAACTATTATTTTAATCACAGACGGAATTGAATCCTGCAACGGAAATATCTGTGATGTAGTAAAAGCTGCCAAAGAAGAAGGGATCGACTTTAAATTACATATTGTAGGATTTGGACTTAAAGCTGAAGAAACAGGACAATTAAAATGTGCTGCAACTGCCGGAGACGGAACATACTACGATGCAGCAGACGCAAATGCTCTTGGAGATGCAATGAATCAAGTAGTTACCCAAACCATTGATAAAAATGAAGGAAATCATGGTATATACGCTGTAAAAAACAATCAAGCTGTTGATGCATTGATGACCGCTTATAAACCTGGAACCAGCGAAAGAATGGGAGGCATACGTACATATCGGGACACAGCTTATGCATACTTACCGGCCGGAACCTATGATATTGAAGTGAGACCCCTTGAAAATTCAAAAATAAAACCGCTTCTTTTTAAAAATGTTACAACCTATGACGACAAAAAAACCTTTCAATTAGTAAGTTTTGATGGAGGTAAATTTGTAATAACTACAACCAATAACGGTGAAGGCTGGGACTGCACAACAAAAATAACCGATCAAAATGGAACGGTTGTAGGTGGTATAAGAACCTATGGAAAAACAAGGCCGGTAGAATTAAACGCCGGAACGTATGATATAAAAGTTCAGGCATTAAATATGCAAGGTCTAGAAACCACAACTATTATTGAAGATAAAGTAATAGAACCCGGAAAAGAGACACCTGTACGTTATAATTTTGAAAGTGGTGTGTTGGAAATACTCCCAAAGTACAATGGTGAACTTATTGATTGCACAAGCTACGTTGAAGATACCGCTACAGGAAAGCGTGTTGCCGGAGGTCGTACTTATAATAAAGGCAGAAAAATCAATATCAATCCTGGTACCTATAAAGTGCAAACAAATGCGTTGGGAAAAAACTCCAACCTCGGAAAGAAAACAGTTACTGTAACCATTAAAGCCGGTGAAACACATTCAGAAACCATCAATTATTAA
- a CDS encoding diacylglycerol kinase: MWNTFLGKRLRGCGYAAKGAWTLLKKEPSIQVQACIAIIMTLIGFYFEISNTEWMLQIFAIALVMSVEGLNTAAEEIADFVHPDFHNKIGLIKDVAAGAVFFAAVGAVIIGCIIYIPKL, from the coding sequence ATGTGGAACACATTCCTTGGTAAACGGCTACGAGGTTGTGGATACGCAGCAAAAGGCGCTTGGACGCTTTTAAAAAAAGAACCCAGCATACAGGTTCAAGCTTGTATTGCTATTATAATGACTCTTATAGGGTTTTATTTTGAAATTTCCAATACTGAATGGATGTTACAAATATTTGCTATTGCTTTGGTTATGAGTGTTGAAGGACTTAACACAGCCGCTGAAGAAATAGCAGATTTTGTACATCCAGATTTTCATAACAAAATAGGCCTTATAAAAGATGTAGCAGCAGGAGCCGTATTTTTTGCTGCTGTAGGAGCTGTTATTATTGGATGTATAATTTACATTCCAAAACTATAA